The following is a genomic window from Fundidesulfovibrio putealis DSM 16056.
AATTCGGGCTTGATGTTGTACTTGTCGAAGTCGAAGTAGATGGAGCGGAAGACCACGGTCTCGCTGCCCATGTCGGACAGTTCCTGGTACAGGCCGCATCTCATGAAGTTCAGGCGCGCGGCCTGGTCGCGAAGGAAGTCTTCACCCTTCACGAAGCACGAGCACCTGGACAGGGCGGCGATCTGCTTCAGGACGCTCTCGCCGTGCTTGCTGTCGGCGAAGCTGACCACCATGAAGCACAGCTTGTCGCCGTACTTGGCCTGAAGGCGCTTGGCTTCGACCACGGCATCGATGCCCAGGTTTTCGTCGCCGTCCGAGAACAGGACGACCGCGGTCCTGCCGGACAGGTTGCCGAGCACCTTGTCGAGTTCCTGCAAGCCGGGACCCATGGGGGTTACGCGGCCATAGGTTTCGTAATCGATGCTGATGGGGTCGATGGCGTTGGCCACATTTGCCCGGCTGTACGGGGCCATGCCTGCGTACTGCCTGAAGGGGGCGAAGGTGTACACGCCGCTCTTGTAGCCCAGGTCCGGGACGAGGTTGTTGAATTCCACCATGGCGGATTTGGCCAGAACGATCTTGGATTGTCCGCCAAGGTCGACGATCCGCACGCCCTTGTAGAAGAACTTCATCGAGCTGGAATGATCCAGGAAGAGAATGAAGTTGTCGACTGAGGGCACAAGCTTTGCCGCTGCGGCGGGAATCGCCGTGACAAGCAAGGCGATGGCCAGCAGTGCGGGAATGACGCGCATTTGTCT
Proteins encoded in this region:
- a CDS encoding OmpA family protein, which encodes MTNTSTRQMRVIPALLAIALLVTAIPAAAAKLVPSVDNFILFLDHSSSMKFFYKGVRIVDLGGQSKIVLAKSAMVEFNNLVPDLGYKSGVYTFAPFRQYAGMAPYSRANVANAIDPISIDYETYGRVTPMGPGLQELDKVLGNLSGRTAVVLFSDGDENLGIDAVVEAKRLQAKYGDKLCFMVVSFADSKHGESVLKQIAALSRCSCFVKGEDFLRDQAARLNFMRCGLYQELSDMGSETVVFRSIYFDFDKYNIKPEFIPVLDEGVAMSKSKSNMDVVLEGHTDSVGSDSYNQALSNRRANSVKSYFVKKGVEAGRITAIGYGESQPRADNATAEGRKLNRRVEIKFKPVQ